ACTGGCCAGTTACAATGAGACATGTACTGAAGCTCACGTACAAAGCCAATATATATGATAGTTGGATACAAATGAATGGCATCCACAAAAACTGAGAGCTAGATTTGGCGAAAAGGTATAACCCTAGCAGACCGAGGTTCGACGTATAGTAAGTAGTGACCTAACATATGGGACACATTCAGGGGTACCCTCCAATCGGATTTTCAGTCTTTCGTTTACAAATTTGACGGCCTTTTATTCACACAAAAACTTTAATcactgttctctctctctctctctctctctctgagagaCTCAAACCCCAGTACTTCAtgatcagtttttttttctcaggTAAATCACCTCCCTTtaatttattcttctttttatgTTTCAGTTTCTCTCTATTTTTCCATGAACGAACTTTCTGAGAGATTTTGTTTGGTCATCATGCTTTTTAACTTGATATGATTTGTGCTAGCTTGTTAGGTCTGACCGATTAATCAAAGGATACGCATGGAGAAAAAGAATTTGGTGAGCAACAGCTTGAAAGATCATGCTGGTATTGTCACCAGAACCATTAGGAGCAGCAAGACTACCTATGAAGAAGAAGATTACAATATTGATGGGTTTTCATGGCCCCCAAGGTTGTACACTTGTAGCTTCTGCAAGAGAGAATTTAGATCTGCTCAAGCTCTTGGTGGGCATATGAATGTTCACCGAAGAGACCGAGCCAGGCTCAAAGGCTCACCCCCAAGAGACGGTCAGTACACTAGCACTATTCTTAACCTTAGCCTCAACAAAGTGCCataccctaaccctaatttttcATCAACATCATCACCAACCTCACCATCCTCCTTGATTTCACCATTTAGTAGCACATTACCCTCTTTGATATCACCATCAGCTCCTCCTTCACCTACTTTTTTGGTGCCATCTAGCGAAAATATGAAATGGGTTGTGGGAGACACCATTTTTAATCACCCTCGAAACCTCGAAGGCTCGGATCTTGGCACTAAAGTTAAGAAGAGTGAAAAATCATTTTGTGAAGTAGGAGATCGTCAACGTGATGGTTTCATTGGGGAAGAAAAACATGGGTGCATAAAGACTTTCAAGGCAGCTGATCATCCTCATCATCCGATTCTTAGGTTGGACTTGGAGATTGGTCTGCCTGGTGACTCAAATAAGGAGAACTTAGATTTGGAACTTCGATTGGGATACTCCTAGCTTTGATTTGGAGAACAAGATGAAAAAGGCACAACAATTAGAAGAGACGCTATTTGAATTTGAGATTATTATCAGTCCAGGCAGATTTGATGGAATTAATGTATGAATTTATGATGTTATCCCCGGGTGACTTAAtttatataacttatatttttatgtatttggcatgtaattttctattttattattaGTACATCATATTCTAGATGAATTATTTATCAAATAAGCATAGTTTTCGTTAATATCTTGATTCAGAGGGGAAAATTAGCCTACCAGACAGAGAGTTTAATTGCAGTTGATGACTGAATTATATATGAGGTTTGACTACTGATGTCCCTTTCTTTTCCCTTTAGAAGGAAGGGGCAGTGAGTCATGAGTGAGGGAGTGAGAGAGATAGAGTCATCTAAGAATCTATGTTCTTTCTTccttatttaaatttttttggtgatttataaatatatataattgttgttGGTTTGTGACACTTGTTAGGTTAACTGTAACTTAACAAGTGACAACACAACAGTTGGTTTAGTTGAGtttagttgaatatcaga
The nucleotide sequence above comes from Malus sylvestris chromosome 16, drMalSylv7.2, whole genome shotgun sequence. Encoded proteins:
- the LOC126608655 gene encoding transcriptional regulator SUPERMAN-like, giving the protein MEKKNLVSNSLKDHAGIVTRTIRSSKTTYEEEDYNIDGFSWPPRLYTCSFCKREFRSAQALGGHMNVHRRDRARLKGSPPRDGQYTSTILNLSLNKVPYPNPNFSSTSSPTSPSSLISPFSSTLPSLISPSAPPSPTFLVPSSENMKWVVGDTIFNHPRNLEGSDLGTKVKKSEKSFCEVGDRQRDGFIGEEKHGCIKTFKAADHPHHPILRLDLEIGLPGDSNKENLDLELRLGYS